The following proteins come from a genomic window of Pseudochaenichthys georgianus chromosome 19, fPseGeo1.2, whole genome shotgun sequence:
- the LOC117464732 gene encoding fibroblast growth factor 21-like → MFCFQHKYFSGLSSFLLIVRLHFCLSFYLADSNPILSFHNQVREVHLYTDNHRRGMYLQMTLDGRVSGSDAQTPHSVLELKSVKTGEIVIKGLSSSLFLCMDSDSHLRGQGLYSEDDCTFRELLLADGYTRFISSHHGFPVSLAPRHSPDRHTVFTRFLPMRNTLARESVPEQTPNNQRRFNVDSEDLLGMGLNAMVSPQFTLDQ, encoded by the exons TCCTAATTGTTCGACTTCATTTTTGTTTGTCGTTTTATCTCGCTGACTCCAACCCAATTTTATCCTTCCATAATCAAGTCAGAGAGGTACATCTCTACACAG ATAATCACCGAAGAGGGATGTATCTGCAGATGACCCTGGATGGGAGAGTGTCAGGAAGTGATGCTCAGACTCCTCACA GTGTGCTAGAGCTGAAATCAGTGAAAACAGGGGAAATTGTCATCAAGGGACTGTCATCATCTCTGTTTCTCTGCATGGACAGTGATAGTCATTTGAGGGGGCAG GGGCTCTACTCAGAGGACGACTGCACCTTCAGAGAGCTGCTGCTGGCTGATGGATACACTCGTTTTATTTCCTCGCACCATGGATTTCCAGTGTCTCTCGCACCAAGACATTCCCCGGATCGGCACACAGTCTTCACCAGATTCCTACCCATGAGGAACACTTTGGCACGGGAGAGTGTGCCTGAACAGACGCCAAACAATCAGAGGAGGTTCAACGTGGACTCTGAGGATCTTCTTGGAATGGGTCTGAATGCTATGGTCAGTCCTCAGTTCACATTGGACCagtaa